The Paraburkholderia megapolitana genomic sequence AGGCGGTCGGGTGCCGCGACGTGCGCGAACTGAAGCTGCGGCTTGCGCAGGCGGCCGCGGTCGGGCAGCGTTTTCTGAAAGCCGGCGCATCCGCGGATGCCCCCGAGCCGCTCGCCACGCGCGTCTTCGACGAAGTGCAGACGGCGCTCACGCACAACCACGCGTTGCTGCGCCAGGCACCGCTTGCCCAGGCCGCAGCGGCGTTACGCGAAGCGCGCATGATCTACGTGTTCGGCATGGGCGGTGGCTCGACCGCGCTCGCCGATGAAATGCGCTTCCGGCTCGTGCGCCTCGGCCGCCCGGTCGCAACCTACCAGGAAGGGTTGCTGCAGCGGATGGTGGCCAGCACGGTGTCGCGCGAATGTGTGGTGATCGCACTGTCCGCGACGGGCCGCGTGCCTGAGATTGTCGAGAGCTGCCGGATCGCGCGCAGCTACGGTGCGACGTTGATCATGTTGACCGCGCCAGCCTCGCCGCTTGCAAAGCTCGCGGACTGGCTGATTCCGATCGTCGCCTTCGAAACCGATTTCATCTACAAGCCGTCGTCATCACGCTACGCGATGATGATGGCACTCGACGTGCTCGTCACCGAACTCGCCGTCAGTCTCGGTGACGAGAGCCGCGAACTGCTGCGTCGCATGAAGCATGCGCTCGATGCGCATCGCGGCGGCGACGACCGACAACCAATAGGAGACTGATTCATGCACTCGCATCCCGAAGCTGCCGATACATTGATCGTCGGTGCGCAGTTGTACGACGGTACCGGCGCGCCGCCGGTCGAACGCGATATTGCGGTGCGCGACGGTCGCATCGCCGCGATCGGCAATCTGTCGAACTGGCTCGCGGAAGAGGTCGTCGAAGCGAACGGCCGCGCGGTTGCGCCGGGCTTCATCGATGTCCACACCCACGACGACACGCACGTCATCCGCTCGCCGCAGATGCTGCCGAAAATCACCCAGGGCGTGACGACGGTGATCGTTGGCAATTGTGGAATCAGCGCGTCGCCGGTCTCGCTGAAAGGCGAGCCGCCCGATCCGATGAGCCTGCTCGGCGAGCGCGATGCGTTCAGCTACCCGACGTTTGCCGCTTATGTCGAAGCGGTGAATGCAGCGCGGCCCGCGGTCAATGTCGGTGCGTTGATCGGCCATACGGCGCTGCGCAGCAACCATATGGACAGGCTCGACCGCGGGGCGACACAAAGCGAAATTGACGGCATGCGTGCGCAGCTCGAAGAAGCGCTCGCGCATGGCGCGCTCGGTCTGAGTACGGGGCTCGCGTACAGCTCCGCATTCGCCGCGCCGACCGAAGAAGTGATGGCGCTTGCCGAGCCGCTCGCGGCAGCGGGCGCGTTGTACACGACACACATGCGTACCGAGTTCGACGCGATCCTCGATGCAATGGACGAGGCATACCGCATCGGCAAGCACGCGCATGTGCCGGTCGTGATCTCGCATCTGAAATGCGCGGGGCCGTCGAACTGGGGGCGCAGCCGCGAAGTGCTCGAATCGCTGGAAGGCGCGCGCCGGTTGCAGCCGATCGGTTGCGATTGCTATCCGTACAACCGCAGTTCGACGACGCTCGACCTGAGACAGGTGACGGGCGATATCGACATCACCATCACATGGTCGCAGCCGCATCCCGAGGCAGCGGGCAAGCTCGTGAAGGACATCGCAGCGGAGTGGGGCGTGACGCAGCAGGAAGCAGCGAAACGTCTGCAGCCGGCCGGGGCGGTCTATCACAACATGTCGGAAGACGACGTGCGTCGCATCCTCGCGCATCCCGCGACGATGGTTGGTTCCGATGGCCTGCCGAACGATCCGCTGCCGCATCCGCGGTTGTGGGGCGCGTTTCCGCGCGTGCTCGGCCACTACGCACGCGATGCAGCGTTGATCCCGCTCGAAGAAGCCGTGCGCAAGATGACCGGCTTGTCGGCGCGGCGCTTCGGGCTCGCGCAGCGCGGCGAAGTGCAGGTCGGCTATCACGCGGATCTGGTGTTGTTCGATCCGGCGCGGGTACGCGATACGGCGACGTTCGAAAAGCCGCAGCAAGCCGCCGACGGCATCGACGCGGTGTGGGTGAACGGCGTGCTGTCGTATCGCGACGGCCAGCCGACCGGCGAACGCGCGGGGCATTTCGTTGCGCGCGGTGCCGCGTCGCGCGGCGATGCGCACGGCGCATTCTGAAATCAAAACGGTGCGCGGGGATCGATCCGCGCGCACCTTGTCATGAACTTGAGGAGTGAAACGATGAAGCGATATGGAGTGGAAGGCGGTAAAGGAACGGGCGGACAGCACATGCCGTTTGCGCGCGCAGTCGAAGCCGATGGCTGGCTGTACGTGTCGGGCCAGACGCCGATGGAAAACGGCGAAGTGATCGACGGCGGTATCGTCGCTCAATCACACAAGGCGATCCAGAACGTGTTCGCGATCCTGACGGAAGCGGGCTACGGCGCGGAGCATGTCGTGCGCTGCGGCGTGTGGCTCGACGATCCGCGCGATTTCGCTTCGTTCAACAAGGTGTTTCGCGAGTACTTTGGCGAGAACCCGCCGGCGCGCGCGTGTGTCGTGTCGAGCATGGTGATCGATTGCAAGGTCGAGGTGGATTGTGTTGCGTATAAGGCGGCTGCGGGAGCCTGATGGGGGCGGTCGGAGCCTTGATCCCGTCGCCGCGTTATCCGTTGCGTAGAAATACGACGTAGCCACGAAACCACGGGTTTTCGGTGAGATAGCGCGGTGCGTCCCATTCACCGCCCTGGATCAGGCCGATCCGGAATGGCAACTGCAGCTGTTCGACACGCGACAAGTACCTGTCGGAATCGGCAATCGTGTGACGACCCTGATACGTCTGCACAACCACCTCATCGACGATCCGCTTCAACTGGTTCACCTGATCGACGCCGATGCGACTGCTCCAGTCGAGCAGACCGGTGATGCTCAACCGGCAATCGGCGGGTAACCGCTCGCGCAGGCTCCGCAGGAAATCGAGGTATTCCTGGAGATGGTGTGTGCGCGCGTCGAAGTCGATCTGAATTCCAGTAATCGTGCGGCCCGACGCGCGCCAGCGGGCAAGTTGCGCCAGCATGATGTGCTCGATGCGTGGCGTCCAGCGCAACGTATGCGCCCGGTAGACGAGCCAGACGTCCGCGTGCGGCAATGCCGGCAATGACACACCCTGCGCGATGAGGCGCACTTGCGCGTCGTCCTGTGGGGACGCTTCGATCTGTCCTTGCAGCACGTAGACGGTGCGCGCGTCGTGCAGCACGGGCTGAGGCTTCACGCCGGCCCATAGCCAGAATGCGTCATATTGTGCCGCGTCGACTGTGCCGGCAAATGCGAGCCGCGCACACAGCAGCAAGCCGGCGCAGAACAACCGCTTCATGTCCGGTTCACCAGTAATATTTCGACGACTGTGCCCACTTGCTGCGTGGATACTCGGACTTCAATGTGGTGAACCATTGCTTGCGCGCGCTTTTCGGAATGTCGTTGCCGCCGCACTCACTGAAACCCCCGGGGGCGAAGCAGTTGATCGCGCGATATAGCGCGTAGGCTCGATCGTCGCTTGGTGCCTGCGCGGTGCCGATCACCTTCTGGTAACTCGACATCCGTTGATAGCTTCCGCCTGGGAATTGCGACGGCACGCTGCCGAGTGTTACCGGCACGTTCTCGGTCCCTGCGGGCGCTGGAGGTACGACGGTCACAACCGGATATTCGTCCAGTCCCCCAGCGGCCGGATAGGTTCGGACGAACTCAGCCAGACAGTTCAGACCTTTCGCGTCGCCGGGGTCTTGCTGCAACGTCGTCGCGATGTCGCGTACGGATGGGCACGCGTAACCACCATCATTGGCAAGGCGAGATAGCGCAAACGGTTTCAGCGCATCGGACGGCGTGGCCGGAATCAATGCAAGGTCCGCGATGAAGTCGGCGTAATGCGTGCGCGTCAATTCTTTGTACAGCAGCGTGTACAGCGCGATGTCGCGCAGTGCGCGACTGGTCGCGGTGTTTTGCGCCTGCGCGCGCAGCAGGTCTGCGTCCGCCCCGCGATACAACAGGATGGCGCGGATCGCTGCGTTCTGAATCGGTGAATCGTCGGCGAATACACGGTCGAGGAGGCGCGCCTGCTCGAGATTGATTGAGAGTGCAAGCTCCAGCGCCTCGCGCTGCAACCGGTATTTCGCAAGCGGGATCAGTTCAGCCCAGAGTTGCCGCGCCTGATCCGCCTGGCCGCTGTCTTCGAGCGCGAAACCACGCAGTGTCTGCTGGCTCAGACCGAAGTAGTCGAGCGACGCGGCGGGCGCTTGCGGCAGCAAGGCGAGCGCCTGCTCCGGCTTGTGGCCAAGGTACACGTACCAGGCGGCAACCAGATAATCGTATAGCGCCGGTGCACTGGCAAAACGCGGCTTCTGCGCCTGCAACTCATTGAGCGTCAGTGATTTTTGTCGGCTCGATTCGGAGTCGCCTCCCGATGTGCGCATCTGCATCAAGTCGACGATCGCGAGAACCGATGGTGACTCCAGTTGCCTGGTGTCCAGGTTAGACGTCTGTAGCAGCTTGCTGTCGAGTTCGTTTGCGAGTTGCACGAGCGGTACGTTGGACGTCGACGGCGACCAGTTCGCAAATGCCTTGCTATAGAGGGCGGCTTGCTGCGCGGTATTGCTGCCGAGCCACGCGACGCGACGTTGCAGTCCTGTCGCTGACGCCGCGTAACGGCCGCGTGGATAGACCTTCAGATAGGCGCGGAACACCGTGTCGGCTGCGCCGAGTTCCAGCTTGTTGACTTTGGTGCTATCCAGCGCGTAGCTGTTCGCGTCGAACGCGCCCGCTTGAGCGGCGTTCAGTTGTGCACGGCCGGCCATGTAGAGCGCAGTTTCCCTTAGCCACGGATTGGTGCTGTGCGATGCATCGGCGAATGCCTTCGAGGCGGAGACGAAATTGCTCTCGTAGAACGCGTACGCGCCGTCGACATAGGTCGCGAACTGACGCCCGAGCGCGGACTTGAGATCCGATGGTTTCGTCCACACAGTGCCGGTCTTGCCAGCAGCGCACTCGAAAGCCGCGCGGCCCGCGATCAAACGCGTGGCGTCGTCAGCGGGAAGGTCCTTCGCAGCGTGCACCGCGTCGTTAAACGCTGCGCTTCCCGACGCGTCGCTAAGACAGATGCTGCCCTCGCCATCCGCGTAGAGATTCGACGGGCTGGCGCCGTCCGACGTGTCGCTCGAAGTGTCCGGCATCTTCTGGCCGATGTTGATCCATCCAGAGAAGTCATACGCAAACGGGACGACCAGCTGATTCGTCCTGTCAGCGAGCGGGACGCTTTTGGGATCGGGGAAGACTGGCGAGAGTCTGCTGCTGTCGACCATCAGCAGCATCGCATTGATCCGGGTGTCGTTGCCCGGGCTCAAAATCGGCACGCCCCCGCACATATAACTGGGCTGCCTGAGTGCGCTGATGGGATCGCAGGACATGTCCCCACTCGCGTAGGCGGCCGAAACCGGAAGCAGGACCGCCATCAGTGTTGTGATCAGGTGTCGATGCAGCAATCTGGTTCTCCGGATCGTTCTTATGCTGTCGTTGTATCGAATGCATCGCGGCGAACAGCCGCGTGATGCTCCCCTTTTTCGAAACCGAACCACTATAACGACCCGGCGAATCGCTCGTCTACACGGCGCAATCGAATTCATAATATCCCAATATATGAATCGAACACTCACATATTGGAGATTCTGAAAACTCCGTCCTACAATCCGAACCAGCAAGCCCGCCGCAGGACACATCGCCATGCGGCAGAGGCAGCAAACACGGAGACAACCCGGCCATGCCGTTCACCTCGAGACAGGAAGTACGCGTGCAGCCCGACCTGCCGTCCCGCACACGCAGCAGCGCGACTGCCCCCCAGGCGACGTCTGCCACACCAGCCCCGCACGATCCCGCCGACTCGATCGGTCTGCCCAGCACGCTGCTCGACATCACGCCGCAGCAGGCCGGCACGCAGACGTTGTTGCGCGGTCTCGCGATACTCGAAGCCGCTGCCGCGGGCGTGCGCGATCTGCGTACCTTCGGCGCCGCACTCGGGACGACGCGTAGCACGACGCACCGGCTCGTCAGCAGCCTCGTGCAGGCGCGCTATCTGCGTCAGGTGCAGGGTGGCTATCTGCTCGGCCCGAAGCTGATCGAACTTGGCACGATCGCGCTCGAACAGATGCCGCTCACCGCGGTCGCGCGTCCGCATCTCGAGTCGCTGGCTGAGCAGACGCTCGACACGATCCACCTCGGCGTGCGCGACGGCGACGATGTGCTGTACATCGACAAGATTCCCGGTACACGCGGCCTCGAAATGCGTTCGCGCGTCGGCCACCGGATGCCGCTGGCGTCCACGGGCATCGGCAAGGCGATGATGCTCGACCTCGCACCGGAGGTATGGCAATCGCTCTTCGATGCGTCGCGTCGCGCACTTGCCAGCGTCAGCTTCAAGCCCGACAACCGGCCCGATTCGCCGACCTTCATGCAGCGCATGACGAACTACGCATCAGGCGGCTTCACGTTCGATCTCGAAGAAAACGAAGCGTCGATTCGCTGTGTCGCCGCGCCGGTGCGCGATGCGTCGGGTGCGATCGTCGCGGCGGTGTCGGTGGCGAGCACGATTCCCTACATGTCGCTCGAACGCATGGACGAACTGATTCCGGTCCTGCAACGCGAAGCGCGCGCGATCTCTGAAGAGCTCGGCTGGCGTGCGCCGCAACCCGTCACACGCAGGATCAAACGATGACAAGATCGGGTTCACCCGTGCCGGCAGACGGTACGGCGACAGACGCAATTGCCGTCCCTTTCGCACCCGCCGACGACGTCGGCGCCCATTCCAGCCGTGAGCTTGCCGCGCGTGCCGCATTGATCGCGCTCGACTGGGGCACCACATCGCTGCGCGCGTACCTGTTCGATGCAGACGGCGAGGTGCTGGCGACGCAGGCATCGGGCGCGGGCATCATGAATCTGCCGCATGCGGCGAGCGCCGGCGGTTTCGACGCGGCGTTCGATGCAGTGTGCGGCGCGTGGCTCGAAGCTGCACCTGCGCTGCCGGTGATCGCGGCGGGGATGGTCGGTAGTGCACAGGGGTGGGTGGAAGCGCCGTATGTCGACGCGCCCGCTGCTGCGGATGCATTGGTAGCCGGCATCGTCCGCGTGCAGTCCGCGCGTGGCACGACGCTGCATATCGTGCCCGGCGTACTCGAGCGCGGCGAACTGCCGAACGTGATGCGCGGCGAGGAAACGCAGATTTACGGTGCACTTTCCGGTGACGCGACTTTTGCAGACGACAGCGATAGTGAAACCCGCACGCTAGTCGGCCTACCCGGCACGCACGCAAAGTGGGTCGTCGTGCAGGACGGCAGGATCGAACGGTTTCATACGTTCATGACCGGTGAAGTATTCGCGGCGCTGTCCGAGCATACGATTCTCGGTCGCACGATGAAGACGCCGGACTACCCCGATACCGATGCATTCGTGCGCGGCGTGAATATCGCGCGGCAACGAGGCGAAGCCGGTTTGCTTGCCACCGTGTTCAGCACCCGCACGCTCGGTCTGACCGGGCAGCTCGCCGGCGACCAGCAACCCGACTATCTGTCCGGCCTGCTGATCGGTCACGAACTCGCGGGTCTCGAAGCCGTGCTTGCGCAACAACACACGACACTCGCCGGTCGACCGCTGCGGCTGATCGGTAACGAGGCGCTGTGCGAACGTTACCGTCTCGCGCTCGAACAGTTCGGCTGCCATGAAGCGGTGCTGGTGAAGCAGGCCACCGAACGCGGCCTCTGGCGTATCGCTAGCGAAGCAGGCCTCGTCGCACCGGTTGCGGGCGCGGCGCACGCTGCGCACGCCGGCTAACGGCAGCGCAAACGACCCGACGACATTCAAAGGAACCGACATGCAACCCCACATCAATCTGCCCGCACCGTATCTGCCGCACACGGGTCTGATGGCGGCCTTCGAAGCGTGTCCGCTGATCGCAATCCTGCGCGGCGTGACACCCGTCGATGCCGTGGAGCATGCACGCGCACTCTACGAAGCCGGCTTTCGCATCGTCGAAGTGCCGCTCAACTCACCGCGACCGTTCGACAGCATCGCGGCAATCCGCGAAGCGTTGCCGGTCGATGCGATCGTCGGTGCGGGGACCGTGTTGCATGCGAGCTTCGTACACGACGTGAAGGCCGCAGGCGGCGAACTGATCGTGATGCCGCATAGCGATCCCGAAGTCGTGTCGGCAGCGAAAACACATGGCATGGCATGCGCGCCGGGCGTCGCGACGCCGACCGAAGCATTCATCGCGTTGAAAAACGGCGCCGACGTGCTGAAGATGTTTCCCGCCGAGCAGCTCGGCGTACACGTGGTCAAGGCATGGCGCGCGGTGATCGCCGCCGAGGTGCCGCTGGTACCGGTCGGTGGAATTGCGCCGGACAACATGGGGCCGTTCCTGTCGGCAGGCGCGAATGGTTTCGGGCTCGGCTCCGCGCTGTATAAGCCAGGCCAGAGCGCAGCGACGACGGCGGCACACGCAAAAGCGTTCGTCGATGGATTGCGTGCTGCCAGGGCGGGTGCGAAGTCATGAATCGACTGACCGGCAAAGTCGCGCTGATCACCGGTGCCGGTCGCGGCATCGGTGCGGCGATTGCCGATACGTTTGCGCGCGAAGGTGCGGCGGTTGTGCTCGCTGAACTCGATCTCGAGACTGCGCAGCGTACCGCGCGGGAAATCGAAACGCGGCACAGCGCACGCGCGCTCGCCGTGCAGACCGACGTGACGCAATCGGCGTCGGTGCAGCACGCAGTCAGCGAAGCCGAGCGCGCATTCGGCCCACTCGACATCCTGGTGAACAACGCCGGCATCAACGTGTTCTGCGATCCGCTGACGATGACCGACGAAGACTGGCGCCGTTGTTTCGCTGTCGATCTCGACGGTGTGTGGAACGGTTGCCGCGCGGTATTGCCGGGCATGGTCGAACGCGGCGCAGGCAGCATCGTGAATATTGCGTCGACGCATGCGTTCAAGATCATTCCGGGGTGCTTTCCGTACCCGGTAGCGAAACACGGTGTGCTCGGCCTCACGCGTGCGCTTGGCATCGAGTACGCACCGCGCAACGTGCGCGTCAACGCGATCGCGCCGGGCTACGTCGAAACGCAGTTAACGCGCGACTGGTGGAATGCGCAACCCGATCCGGCCGCTGCGCAGCAAGCAACGCTCGCGTTGCAACCGATGAAGCGCATCGGCCGTCCGGAAGAAGTCGCGATGACCGCGGTTTTTCTCGCATCGGACGAGGCACCGTTTATCAACGCAAGCTGCATCACGGTCGATGGCGGGCGCTCGGCGCTGTATCACGACTGAGACGCGAGAATGCAACAGGGCAGGACGCGCGCAACGAACACGGGAGAGCGCGCGGCAGGCGTAGTAGAAAAAGTGTGAACCGGTTTAACGCACGGGCCGCGTGTGTCGAACCGGCAACAAGAAGACGCGGCCGATACCTTCTCGTTACCAATTAGTCAGGAGACACGCATCATGAAACGTAGAATTTTCCTCACGCTGGCCGCCGCGGCGACAGGAGTGCTTTTCAACGCACCGGTCGCGCAGGCCGCAGACCCGGTGAAGATCGGCTTCCTCGTGAAGCAACCGGAAGAACCCTGGTTCCAGGACGAGTGGAAGTTCGCTGAAATCGCAGCGAAGGAAAAGGGCTTTACGCTCGTGAAGATCGGCGCACCGTCCGGTGAAAAGGTGATGAGCGCAATCGATAACCTCGCCGCGCAAAAGGCCCAGGGCTTCGTGATCTGCACGCCCGACGTCAAGCTCGGACCGGGCATCGTCGCGAAAGCGAAGGCCGACGGCCTGAAGATGATGACGGTCGATGACCGCCTCGTCGACGGCTCGGGCAACCCGATCGCGAGCGTGCCGCACATGGGTATCTCGGCGTACAACATCGGCAAGCAGGTCGGCGACGGTCTGGCTGCGGAAATCAAGAAGCGCGGCTGGGACATGAAGGATGTCGGCGCGATCGACGTGACGTACGAGCAGCTTCCCACTGCACATGACCGCACGAGCGGGGCGACCGATGCACTGGTTGCCGCCGGTTTCCCGAAGGCTAACGTGATCGCAGCGCCGCAGGCGAAGACGGACACGGAAAACGCGTTCAACGCAGCCAACATCGCGCTGACGAAGAATCCGCAGTTCAAGCACTGGGTCGCTTACGCGCTGAACGACGAAGGTGTGCTTGGTGCAGTTCGTGCAGCAGAAAGCCGCGGCTTCAAGGCCGACAACATGATCGGCATCGGCATCGGCGGTTCGGATTCGGCGCTCAACGAGTTCAAGAAGGGCTCGCCGACGGGCTTCTACGGCACCGTGATCATCAGCCCGAAGCGCCATGGCGAAGAAACCTCGACGCTGATGTACGACTGGGTCACGCAAGGCAAGGAACCGCCGCTGCTCACGCTGACGACAGGCATGCTCGCCACGCGTGACAACGTCGCCGACGTGCGCGAGAAGATGGGCCTCGCGTCGAAGTAAGCGATGGTATGTGGCAGATGCGCGATGCGTCTCGCCGCTGGCTAAGCAGTGCAGGCCTGCGCGCGGTACGAACGAAGGTTCGCGCCGCGCGCACGCAGGATGAGACAGGCCGTCGCCGGCCGCGCAGACAATCTGCGTGACCGGACTCCGGCGGCGTATGGATGCAACAGGAGGCGAAGTGTCAGCGACGCTACGTTTTGATGAGATCGGCAAGGTGTTTCCAGGCGTGCGTGCGCTGGACGGTGTGTCGTTCGACGTGTACGCAGGGCAGGTGCACGGCTTGATGGGTGAGAACGGCGCCGGCAAATCGACGCTGCTTAAAATTCTCGGCGGCGAGTATCAACCGGATTCGGGCCGCGTGCTGATCGACGGTAATGAGGTGCGCTTTTCGAGCGCAGCCGCGTCGATTTCAGCCGGTATCGCGGTGATTCACCAGGAATTGCAGTACGTGCCGGATTTGACCGTCACGGAAAACCTGCTGCTCGGTCAGCTGCCGAATTCGCTCGGCTGGGTCAACAAGCGCGAAGCAAAGCGCTTCGTGCGCGAACGGCTCGCCGCGATGGGCGTGGCGCTCGATCCCGATGCGAAGCTCGGCAAGCTGTCGATCGCGCAGCGGCAGATGGTCGAGATCTGCAAGGCGCTGCTGCGTAACGCGCGCGTCATCGCACTCGATGAGCCGACCAGCTCGCTGTCCCACAGCGAAACCGAAGTGCTGTTCAAGCTCGTGCGCGATCTGCGTGCGGACAATCGCGCGCTGATCTACATCTCGCACCGTATGGACGAGATCTATCAGCTGTGCGACGCGTGCACGATTTTCCGCGACGGCCGCAAGGTCGCATCGCACCCGAGTCTCGTAGACGTGAAGCGCGACACTATCGTGAGTGAGATGGTCGGTCGCGAGATTTCGGACATCTACAACTACACGCCGCGGGCGCTAGGTGAAGTGCGCTTCTCGGCGCAGGCGATCGTTGGCCATGCGCTGGCTGAGCCAACCAGCTTCGAAGTACGGCGCGG encodes the following:
- a CDS encoding MurR/RpiR family transcriptional regulator, coding for MNSTTEPLAFDIVARIAECAPDLRSAERKVAALILDDLTGASRASIGALAQQAEVSVATVTRFAKAVGCRDVRELKLRLAQAAAVGQRFLKAGASADAPEPLATRVFDEVQTALTHNHALLRQAPLAQAAAALREARMIYVFGMGGGSTALADEMRFRLVRLGRPVATYQEGLLQRMVASTVSRECVVIALSATGRVPEIVESCRIARSYGATLIMLTAPASPLAKLADWLIPIVAFETDFIYKPSSSRYAMMMALDVLVTELAVSLGDESRELLRRMKHALDAHRGGDDRQPIGD
- a CDS encoding N-acyl-D-amino-acid deacylase family protein, whose product is MHSHPEAADTLIVGAQLYDGTGAPPVERDIAVRDGRIAAIGNLSNWLAEEVVEANGRAVAPGFIDVHTHDDTHVIRSPQMLPKITQGVTTVIVGNCGISASPVSLKGEPPDPMSLLGERDAFSYPTFAAYVEAVNAARPAVNVGALIGHTALRSNHMDRLDRGATQSEIDGMRAQLEEALAHGALGLSTGLAYSSAFAAPTEEVMALAEPLAAAGALYTTHMRTEFDAILDAMDEAYRIGKHAHVPVVISHLKCAGPSNWGRSREVLESLEGARRLQPIGCDCYPYNRSSTTLDLRQVTGDIDITITWSQPHPEAAGKLVKDIAAEWGVTQQEAAKRLQPAGAVYHNMSEDDVRRILAHPATMVGSDGLPNDPLPHPRLWGAFPRVLGHYARDAALIPLEEAVRKMTGLSARRFGLAQRGEVQVGYHADLVLFDPARVRDTATFEKPQQAADGIDAVWVNGVLSYRDGQPTGERAGHFVARGAASRGDAHGAF
- a CDS encoding RidA family protein, which translates into the protein MKRYGVEGGKGTGGQHMPFARAVEADGWLYVSGQTPMENGEVIDGGIVAQSHKAIQNVFAILTEAGYGAEHVVRCGVWLDDPRDFASFNKVFREYFGENPPARACVVSSMVIDCKVEVDCVAYKAAAGA
- a CDS encoding DUF3142 domain-containing protein, whose translation is MKRLFCAGLLLCARLAFAGTVDAAQYDAFWLWAGVKPQPVLHDARTVYVLQGQIEASPQDDAQVRLIAQGVSLPALPHADVWLVYRAHTLRWTPRIEHIMLAQLARWRASGRTITGIQIDFDARTHHLQEYLDFLRSLRERLPADCRLSITGLLDWSSRIGVDQVNQLKRIVDEVVVQTYQGRHTIADSDRYLSRVEQLQLPFRIGLIQGGEWDAPRYLTENPWFRGYVVFLRNG
- a CDS encoding IclR family transcriptional regulator; this translates as MPFTSRQEVRVQPDLPSRTRSSATAPQATSATPAPHDPADSIGLPSTLLDITPQQAGTQTLLRGLAILEAAAAGVRDLRTFGAALGTTRSTTHRLVSSLVQARYLRQVQGGYLLGPKLIELGTIALEQMPLTAVARPHLESLAEQTLDTIHLGVRDGDDVLYIDKIPGTRGLEMRSRVGHRMPLASTGIGKAMMLDLAPEVWQSLFDASRRALASVSFKPDNRPDSPTFMQRMTNYASGGFTFDLEENEASIRCVAAPVRDASGAIVAAVSVASTIPYMSLERMDELIPVLQREARAISEELGWRAPQPVTRRIKR
- a CDS encoding 2-dehydro-3-deoxygalactonokinase, encoding MTRSGSPVPADGTATDAIAVPFAPADDVGAHSSRELAARAALIALDWGTTSLRAYLFDADGEVLATQASGAGIMNLPHAASAGGFDAAFDAVCGAWLEAAPALPVIAAGMVGSAQGWVEAPYVDAPAAADALVAGIVRVQSARGTTLHIVPGVLERGELPNVMRGEETQIYGALSGDATFADDSDSETRTLVGLPGTHAKWVVVQDGRIERFHTFMTGEVFAALSEHTILGRTMKTPDYPDTDAFVRGVNIARQRGEAGLLATVFSTRTLGLTGQLAGDQQPDYLSGLLIGHELAGLEAVLAQQHTTLAGRPLRLIGNEALCERYRLALEQFGCHEAVLVKQATERGLWRIASEAGLVAPVAGAAHAAHAG
- a CDS encoding 2-dehydro-3-deoxy-6-phosphogalactonate aldolase; translation: MQPHINLPAPYLPHTGLMAAFEACPLIAILRGVTPVDAVEHARALYEAGFRIVEVPLNSPRPFDSIAAIREALPVDAIVGAGTVLHASFVHDVKAAGGELIVMPHSDPEVVSAAKTHGMACAPGVATPTEAFIALKNGADVLKMFPAEQLGVHVVKAWRAVIAAEVPLVPVGGIAPDNMGPFLSAGANGFGLGSALYKPGQSAATTAAHAKAFVDGLRAARAGAKS
- a CDS encoding SDR family oxidoreductase codes for the protein MNRLTGKVALITGAGRGIGAAIADTFAREGAAVVLAELDLETAQRTAREIETRHSARALAVQTDVTQSASVQHAVSEAERAFGPLDILVNNAGINVFCDPLTMTDEDWRRCFAVDLDGVWNGCRAVLPGMVERGAGSIVNIASTHAFKIIPGCFPYPVAKHGVLGLTRALGIEYAPRNVRVNAIAPGYVETQLTRDWWNAQPDPAAAQQATLALQPMKRIGRPEEVAMTAVFLASDEAPFINASCITVDGGRSALYHD
- a CDS encoding arabinose ABC transporter substrate-binding protein, producing the protein MKRRIFLTLAAAATGVLFNAPVAQAADPVKIGFLVKQPEEPWFQDEWKFAEIAAKEKGFTLVKIGAPSGEKVMSAIDNLAAQKAQGFVICTPDVKLGPGIVAKAKADGLKMMTVDDRLVDGSGNPIASVPHMGISAYNIGKQVGDGLAAEIKKRGWDMKDVGAIDVTYEQLPTAHDRTSGATDALVAAGFPKANVIAAPQAKTDTENAFNAANIALTKNPQFKHWVAYALNDEGVLGAVRAAESRGFKADNMIGIGIGGSDSALNEFKKGSPTGFYGTVIISPKRHGEETSTLMYDWVTQGKEPPLLTLTTGMLATRDNVADVREKMGLASK
- the araG gene encoding L-arabinose ABC transporter ATP-binding protein AraG, giving the protein MSATLRFDEIGKVFPGVRALDGVSFDVYAGQVHGLMGENGAGKSTLLKILGGEYQPDSGRVLIDGNEVRFSSAAASISAGIAVIHQELQYVPDLTVTENLLLGQLPNSLGWVNKREAKRFVRERLAAMGVALDPDAKLGKLSIAQRQMVEICKALLRNARVIALDEPTSSLSHSETEVLFKLVRDLRADNRALIYISHRMDEIYQLCDACTIFRDGRKVASHPSLVDVKRDTIVSEMVGREISDIYNYTPRALGEVRFSAQAIVGHALAEPTSFEVRRGEILGFFGLVGAGRSELMHLVYGADRKKGGELKLDGKPIKVRSAGEAIRHGIVLCPEDRKEEGIVAMASVSENINISCRRHYLRAGMFLDRKKEAATADRFIKLLKIKTPGRRQKIRFLSGGNQQKAILSRWLAEPDLKVVILDEPTRGIDVGAKHEIYNVIYQLAERGCAIVMISSELPEVLGVSDRIVVMRQGRISGELARGEATEQSVLGLALPQSSTAPETAQAA